A genomic window from Candidatus Pelagisphaera phototrophica includes:
- a CDS encoding DUF1592 domain-containing protein, with protein sequence MIITRTRFASALFTALVAAGGLEGRPTEDGVFDTQIQPLLEQYCINCHGGEKVKGEVDFTEIVRSQDIDSRFELWETVADVLAYKEMPPKEEDNRPDPTETQQILDWYEERFVNSVEARPGTFQARRLSANEYRNTLRSLFGFELENQIIAAEQTLVEKSLVIKLLPTDPPGPSEFVNDTSDARLSSFIWEQYAYMADRALQELFSKERSDALETLVGQPLPHYSESIELTPAQAESLLRSFAPRALRRPIARKELERMLASLMGLKGGELLSATRDEMKALLVSPSFLYRGLLIEATPGKQQLVDSYELAERLSYFLWEDMPDTQLFEAAARGDLEHADEIAKQVDRMLASPRARNLAESFGHQWLGLADIDNARDDVLSRQALRSQPFDFLNYLFTENRPVIELIDSNVAFASHNTASFYPENNYQLEKYVRPKGIERKLVPNQRMSLDPPEGRGGILTIPGILAMNRGPILRGTWMLRRILGERLGEPPADIPPVEAAAPNADFSFRERFEVHRSDSTCARCHDRIDPLGFALQMYDDEGSYKLALNYKPPRRRAGHDDDPDRIDTSGQLPDGEAFQNFDELKSILLGSKRRDIIRNAVERTLAYALCRKLEAFDRPTIDAITKKIDETNGTWRDLFVEVSHSLPFRETFIAPSPQTNS encoded by the coding sequence ATGATTATTACCCGAACCAGATTCGCTTCTGCCCTCTTTACTGCGCTTGTCGCCGCTGGAGGGTTGGAGGGTAGGCCGACGGAAGACGGAGTATTCGATACCCAAATCCAGCCCTTGCTCGAGCAGTACTGCATCAATTGCCACGGAGGCGAGAAGGTCAAAGGTGAGGTGGACTTTACGGAAATAGTCCGTTCCCAAGATATCGATTCGAGATTCGAGCTTTGGGAAACGGTAGCAGATGTGCTCGCCTACAAGGAAATGCCGCCTAAGGAAGAGGATAATCGCCCGGATCCCACCGAAACCCAGCAGATTCTCGATTGGTACGAGGAACGATTCGTTAACTCAGTGGAAGCCCGCCCGGGAACCTTTCAAGCCCGCCGTCTCTCAGCAAACGAATACCGCAACACCCTACGCTCTCTCTTCGGATTTGAACTCGAAAACCAGATCATCGCCGCCGAGCAAACCTTAGTCGAAAAATCCCTCGTTATCAAACTCCTGCCCACCGATCCTCCTGGGCCGAGCGAATTCGTCAACGACACCAGCGATGCTCGCTTATCGAGTTTCATCTGGGAGCAGTATGCCTACATGGCAGATCGGGCCCTTCAGGAACTCTTCTCCAAAGAGCGGAGCGACGCGCTCGAGACTCTTGTCGGTCAGCCGCTTCCCCATTATTCCGAATCCATCGAACTCACCCCAGCTCAAGCGGAATCCCTGCTTCGCTCCTTCGCCCCTCGGGCTCTCCGCCGTCCTATAGCTCGGAAGGAGCTAGAACGAATGCTCGCCTCTCTGATGGGATTGAAGGGAGGGGAGCTCCTCAGCGCCACACGGGACGAAATGAAGGCTCTTCTCGTCTCACCATCTTTCCTCTACCGAGGTCTCCTGATCGAAGCTACGCCTGGAAAACAACAACTTGTCGACTCCTACGAACTTGCGGAACGTCTCTCGTATTTCCTCTGGGAGGATATGCCGGACACGCAGCTATTTGAGGCGGCAGCGAGGGGTGACCTTGAACATGCCGACGAAATCGCAAAGCAGGTGGACCGCATGCTCGCCTCGCCTAGGGCTCGCAATCTGGCCGAGAGCTTCGGCCACCAATGGCTCGGACTCGCCGACATAGATAACGCACGAGACGACGTATTGAGTCGACAAGCACTCCGCAGTCAGCCCTTCGATTTTTTGAACTACCTTTTTACCGAAAATCGTCCTGTGATCGAATTGATCGACTCGAATGTCGCCTTCGCTAGTCACAATACCGCTTCCTTCTATCCCGAAAACAATTATCAGTTGGAAAAATACGTTAGGCCCAAGGGTATCGAACGAAAGCTAGTTCCGAATCAGCGAATGAGTCTGGATCCGCCTGAGGGGCGCGGCGGCATTCTTACCATACCTGGCATTCTGGCCATGAATCGAGGTCCTATTCTCCGCGGCACCTGGATGCTCCGACGTATTCTTGGTGAACGGCTCGGCGAGCCGCCCGCGGACATTCCCCCGGTCGAAGCCGCCGCTCCAAATGCCGACTTCAGCTTTCGCGAACGTTTCGAAGTCCATCGCAGTGATTCAACCTGCGCCCGTTGTCATGATCGGATCGATCCACTCGGTTTCGCTCTTCAGATGTACGACGATGAGGGGTCCTATAAGCTCGCTTTAAACTATAAGCCTCCGAGGAGAAGAGCCGGACACGATGACGACCCCGATCGGATCGACACCTCCGGTCAGCTCCCTGATGGGGAAGCATTTCAAAATTTCGATGAATTGAAGTCCATTCTTCTCGGGAGCAAGCGACGCGACATCATTCGGAACGCAGTCGAGCGAACCTTGGCCTACGCTCTCTGCCGAAAACTTGAGGCTTTCGACCGCCCAACCATAGACGCGATTACAAAGAAGATTGACGAAACGAACGGAACATGGCGCGATCTTTTCGTAGAAGTGTCCCACAGCCTGCCTTTCCGGGAAACCTTTATTGCCCCTAGCCCCCAAACTAATTCATGA